A stretch of Acidimicrobiales bacterium DNA encodes these proteins:
- a CDS encoding aminotransferase class I/II-fold pyridoxal phosphate-dependent enzyme produces the protein MTDVERDLLLGAFDANWVAPVGPDLTAFEEEFATALGHDHAVALSSGSAGLHLALVVSEVRAGDVVIVPSFTFAATANAVRYVGAEPWFVDSEAATWNLDPALVAEAVDAAHEAGRRVGAVVTVDLYGQCADHADIRSLCDRHGIPLIEDAAEAVGATFGGDPAGSFGDIGVFSFNGNKLMTTGGGGMVVAPDRAVVDRIRHLSTQARQPALHYEHTEVGYNYRLSNVLAAIGRGQVSRLPEMIARRAAIRTRYADALDGRPGVGLNPLDPRGQPNHWLTVACFAATSGTTPGDVIAAVEAVDAEARPAWKPMHLQPVFTGAPMFGGAVCEAAFATGVCLPSGSSMTDADVDRVVDAVLSALP, from the coding sequence ATGACCGATGTCGAGCGGGATCTGCTGCTCGGCGCGTTCGACGCGAACTGGGTCGCGCCGGTGGGTCCGGATCTCACGGCATTCGAGGAGGAGTTCGCCACCGCGCTCGGCCACGACCACGCCGTGGCGCTCAGCAGCGGCAGTGCCGGGCTCCATCTCGCCCTGGTGGTGAGCGAGGTCCGGGCGGGCGATGTCGTGATCGTGCCCTCGTTCACCTTCGCGGCCACCGCCAACGCCGTGCGCTATGTCGGCGCCGAGCCCTGGTTCGTGGACAGTGAGGCGGCGACGTGGAATCTCGACCCGGCCCTCGTCGCCGAGGCCGTCGACGCCGCCCACGAGGCGGGCCGCCGGGTGGGCGCCGTCGTGACCGTCGACCTCTACGGCCAGTGCGCGGACCATGCGGACATCCGGAGCCTCTGTGACCGTCACGGGATCCCGCTGATCGAGGACGCCGCTGAAGCGGTGGGCGCGACCTTCGGCGGCGATCCGGCCGGCTCGTTCGGCGACATCGGTGTCTTCAGCTTCAACGGCAACAAGCTGATGACCACCGGCGGCGGCGGCATGGTCGTCGCGCCCGACCGGGCCGTCGTCGACCGCATCCGCCATCTGTCGACGCAGGCCCGCCAGCCCGCCCTGCACTACGAGCACACCGAGGTCGGCTACAACTACCGACTCTCGAACGTGCTCGCCGCGATCGGCCGGGGGCAGGTTTCCCGACTCCCCGAGATGATCGCTCGCCGAGCCGCGATCCGCACCCGCTACGCCGACGCTCTCGACGGGCGTCCCGGCGTGGGACTCAACCCGCTGGACCCCCGCGGGCAGCCGAACCACTGGCTCACCGTCGCCTGCTTCGCCGCCACCTCGGGCACGACGCCGGGCGACGTCATCGCCGCGGTCGAGGCCGTGGATGCCGAGGCGCGCCCGGCGTGGAAGCCGATGCACCTGCAGCCCGTGTTCACCGGCGCGCCGATGTTCGGTGGTGCGGTGTGTGAAGCCGCCTTCGCGACCGGCGTGTGTCTCCCGAGCGGTTCCTCGATGACGGACGCCGACGTGGATCGCGTCGTCGATGCCGTGCTGTCCGCGCTCCCGTGA
- a CDS encoding division plane positioning ATPase MipZ, translating into MEPQQLIRTIRRRWRPLVLLAVVGASLGAASAAVAEDAAPAPVPTVYYDACHTLLVDSSLSRIHEVVDPNLAQTAQRVTQGDIPAQTAETLGVDAGTLQTQVRVAVRNDIQSLTVCTVNPTPAGAEAGADAFAASLIAFLEDGADTMHAERIERAAGELEIATACFTSAQAAIDAALAAGGDYDSTTSLRIDRQVCNSDLQRATSDLTSYELAGPPRVPLETLETGSAVEISESQYNAQLRRGAAGANVEMGIGDSIGTAGTTAPASTGGMEIPDGPVPRAGVGALLGAAIGFGFVVFTERLDSRLRSKSDVEATLDLPVLAEIPPLVRRDRKSTRIVSLEEPRSRTAESFRALRSALDYADRIDHDHGRAGDGAQVVLVTSAGPSEGKTTTVANLATVLAEGDRRVLAVNCDFRRPRLHRYLGGTSNPQRLNVTDVPGVQLVTQVTDNDGDATPSDVVGAQRRLVERARERFDVILLDTAPILTTNDAAELLGVADHVVLVVNASETKAESAARASELLERRGLAPLGVALVGARDVPNASDYYYSDGDPYLEPSARRRRRSTSDDVDDAVDEEALSR; encoded by the coding sequence ATGGAACCCCAGCAGCTGATCCGCACGATTCGACGCCGTTGGCGTCCGCTCGTCCTGCTCGCCGTCGTCGGCGCCTCACTCGGGGCCGCCAGCGCCGCGGTGGCGGAGGACGCCGCCCCGGCACCGGTGCCCACGGTGTACTACGACGCGTGCCACACACTGCTCGTCGATTCGTCGTTGTCGCGGATCCACGAGGTCGTCGACCCGAACCTGGCCCAGACCGCCCAGCGCGTGACCCAGGGCGACATCCCCGCCCAGACGGCCGAGACGTTGGGCGTCGATGCCGGGACCCTCCAGACGCAGGTCCGGGTCGCGGTCCGCAACGACATCCAGAGCCTCACGGTCTGCACGGTCAATCCCACGCCGGCCGGCGCCGAGGCGGGCGCGGATGCGTTCGCCGCGAGCCTGATCGCGTTCCTCGAGGACGGCGCCGACACCATGCACGCGGAGCGGATCGAACGAGCCGCCGGCGAACTCGAGATCGCCACGGCGTGCTTCACCAGTGCCCAGGCCGCGATCGACGCCGCCCTCGCCGCCGGTGGCGACTACGACAGCACCACGAGCCTGCGGATCGATCGCCAGGTCTGCAACAGCGATCTCCAGCGGGCGACGTCGGACCTCACCTCCTACGAACTCGCGGGACCACCGCGCGTCCCGCTCGAGACGCTCGAGACCGGTTCGGCCGTGGAGATCAGCGAATCGCAGTACAACGCCCAGCTCCGCCGCGGCGCGGCAGGGGCCAACGTGGAGATGGGGATCGGCGACTCGATCGGCACGGCCGGCACGACCGCACCCGCCTCCACCGGCGGCATGGAGATTCCCGACGGCCCCGTCCCGCGAGCCGGGGTGGGCGCCCTGCTGGGGGCGGCGATCGGGTTCGGGTTCGTCGTCTTCACCGAACGCCTCGATTCGAGGCTGCGCAGCAAGTCCGACGTCGAGGCGACCCTCGATCTCCCGGTGCTGGCCGAGATCCCGCCGCTGGTCCGGCGGGACCGCAAGTCCACCCGGATCGTCTCGCTCGAGGAGCCGCGCTCGCGCACGGCCGAGTCGTTCCGGGCCCTGCGCAGCGCCCTCGACTACGCCGACCGCATCGACCACGACCACGGCCGCGCCGGTGACGGTGCCCAGGTCGTCCTCGTCACCAGCGCCGGACCGAGCGAGGGCAAGACCACGACCGTCGCCAACCTCGCGACCGTCCTCGCCGAGGGTGACCGGCGGGTCCTCGCCGTCAACTGCGACTTCCGCCGCCCCCGTCTGCACCGCTACCTGGGCGGCACCTCGAACCCCCAGCGCCTCAACGTGACCGACGTGCCCGGCGTGCAACTCGTCACCCAGGTGACCGACAACGACGGCGACGCCACGCCGAGCGACGTGGTCGGCGCCCAGCGGCGACTCGTGGAGCGGGCCCGCGAGCGCTTCGACGTCATCCTCCTGGACACGGCGCCGATCCTCACCACGAACGATGCCGCCGAACTGCTCGGCGTCGCGGACCATGTCGTGCTCGTCGTGAACGCGTCCGAGACGAAGGCCGAATCGGCGGCGCGCGCCTCGGAGTTGCTGGAGCGTCGCGGGCTCGCCCCGCTCGGCGTCGCCCTCGTCGGGGCCCGGGACGTGCCGAACGCGTCCGACTACTACTACAGCGACGGCGACCCGTACCTCGAGCCCTCCGCCCGTCGCCGTCGCCGCTCAACGTCCGACGACGTCGACGACGCCGTGGACGAGGAAGCCCTCAGTCGGTGA
- a CDS encoding glycosyltransferase, with protein MTSPVRVLHLLKGLGPGGAERLVVAQATANGASTRQRVAYLVPAKDHLVPELQAAGVRVDCLESASAARLGWMGRLRRLLRTDPVDVLHIHSPALAAIGRLLVRTVPRAARPVVVGTEHNRWPRHHRLTRLANRLTIRFEAATIAVSADVASTIRGASSGQVRVIEHGIDTRAVMAAADRNGVRAELGLAADDVVVACVANLRREKSLDVLVEAARLACRDDDRLRYVLIGQGPLADELDGWIAAADLGDRFRALGYRSDAPRVLSGADIFTLSSTHEGLPVAMMEAMALGLPVAATDAGGVADGAGDAGLICAVGDAAALAANHVQLASDETLRSRLGAAASARAAHFSIDRAVGEIEAVYAEATATPAR; from the coding sequence GTGACCTCCCCCGTCCGAGTACTCCACCTGCTCAAAGGACTGGGCCCCGGCGGGGCCGAACGCCTGGTCGTCGCCCAGGCCACGGCAAATGGGGCGTCGACCCGCCAGCGCGTCGCCTACCTCGTGCCCGCCAAGGACCATCTGGTCCCCGAGCTGCAGGCCGCAGGCGTGCGGGTGGACTGCCTCGAGTCCGCGAGCGCGGCGCGCCTCGGGTGGATGGGACGGCTCCGACGGCTCCTGCGGACCGACCCGGTCGACGTGCTCCACATCCATTCACCGGCACTCGCGGCGATCGGCCGGCTCCTGGTGCGCACGGTGCCGAGGGCCGCTCGACCCGTGGTGGTGGGCACGGAACACAACCGCTGGCCGCGCCATCATCGCCTCACCCGCCTGGCGAACCGGCTCACCATCCGTTTCGAGGCCGCGACCATCGCCGTCAGCGCGGACGTCGCGTCCACCATCCGAGGTGCGTCGTCCGGCCAGGTCCGGGTGATCGAGCACGGGATCGACACGCGGGCGGTCATGGCGGCGGCCGACCGGAACGGGGTGCGCGCCGAGCTCGGCCTCGCCGCCGATGACGTCGTCGTCGCCTGCGTCGCGAACCTGCGCCGCGAGAAGTCACTCGACGTCCTCGTCGAGGCCGCCCGCCTCGCCTGCCGCGACGACGACCGTTTGCGCTACGTCCTGATCGGTCAGGGTCCCCTCGCCGACGAACTGGACGGATGGATCGCCGCGGCCGATCTCGGTGACCGCTTCCGGGCGCTCGGCTACCGATCCGACGCCCCGCGGGTGCTGAGCGGGGCCGACATCTTCACACTCTCCTCGACCCACGAAGGTCTGCCCGTCGCGATGATGGAAGCGATGGCGCTCGGCCTGCCGGTCGCCGCCACCGATGCCGGCGGCGTGGCCGACGGCGCCGGGGACGCCGGCCTCATCTGCGCAGTGGGCGATGCCGCCGCGCTCGCGGCCAACCATGTGCAGCTGGCGAGCGACGAAACACTCCGCTCCCGTCTGGGCGCGGCCGCGTCGGCCCGGGCCGCCCATTTCTCCATCGACCGCGCCGTGGGCGAGATCGAGGCAGTCTACGCCGAGGCGACGGCCACGCCGGCCCGCTGA